ACTAGTGTCAACTGAGCGGTGTCGTCACGGAGtaggttttataatatctCTGTCATTTGTATTGTCTTCTGGTGAAAACTTTAGAGACGTGAACCAGACATATACTACtaatatacaaacattaatCAGCTAACGTTATATGGAACGGCTAGGATCCTGATGAAGGACCCTTTATTAGAGAATACCTTTACCTGCCCGTGTGTATGAGACAGTGATtacaaattttgaataatcCTTACGTAGTTACAGCTTAAACAAACCATTCAGATGTTATATGTCTTACATTCATGTTAAATGCATGCAACGCATGTTAAATACGTGGGTGTGTCTTATGGAAAaagatatttagatttttccaagaaataaataacttacgtGATGATTTAAGAGAGCATCACTAAAGACCAATTTCTTCCAGTAGCAGCGCGTGGCTCACGTCGCTTTGTATGTCTTAATTATAGCAGTCACAAGTCGGTACGTTAATACAATACATCATGTTAACCCCAGGACTACGAAaactaaatgtaaataataatatataagaattagtTATTTCCTGaggaatgttaatttaatggcGTGATTGTTGGAATTCAAGACTTTCACGTTTCGAAATGTTGATTCATGTATCGGTCGTAATGAATGCGGAGTGCTGTTATGACGTCACGGAGTTTAcaagtatgtaatatataatgtaacaataCAACAGACAGACCGATTTgctatatattaagttattgttCGATTAAATTTTAGACGGCGGCCACGACatgttacttaaattaaaatctcactaagtaaactttaattatctcgatgtcttttaaaatatctcttcatatttaagttttacagTTTGCTTTTCAAAAGAATGAAACAAAAGAATTAACAATTTACTGGAAAGTgtactttgtaaataaaacaaccgtGAGCTGTCTAcgtttaatgtttatgttacaaataaataagttggCTTCACTTAATTTGTTCCTTCATAGTTTATATCCTTATTGAAATACTATTTGTCATTAtggcagttttttttttctaagaaaaaatataatcttctctattatagttaatttttttcatatattattataaaaataaaaactcaaatatcattattcgtatataatttatttcttttgacaAAACATTTTGTTGTCAACTCTAAATTGTTTCACACGGCCAATGAAACTAGTTtatgtcaaatatattatttagtgttGCCACATTCAGAACTACATCTGAATATACTTATTGactacttaataaaaaaattggttaACTATATTCATCGCTCATCCGTCTTTgcacatttatttctttgtagtTTCTTGTCTATTAAAGCTAATTCATAATTGATAATTACAAACGGTACTCCTTCAAGAGGCCGTGCGTCGTGTAGTACCCCGTGTGGAATCCTTCGAGTATCTGGTGTCTCCGGCTGTTTGTCACTGAACCGAACCAATACAGAAcaactgaaaaattaaaacgttattagcatggaaatgtttgtttatattatgaaactgtattatatattggAAGTGTTCCcgttattttcatttagctgcggagaaatataaaatactatgtttTAATCTCCGTGTATGATAATCTATATTGTATTACATCTTATTGTGAATGTTTTAAACCACTActtatgtagatatatataatcaccGGCCACCGCGAAGTAGAAAGCTACCATGGTGCTGACTTCCTTGATGGTTTCTTGATTCTGGACGAACTGGAGTACGATGAGGAGCGTCCCCAGCACGGACAGGGACACCAGCGACAGCACCAACACGTAGCAGGAGACCAGCCACGGGAGGATTAGAGACGGCTTCTTCTGATGATGGAAATGATgaaagaaatacaaatataaagaaaacccGCTAAGAGGTGATGACGAGATATTCATATCACGTAGCGATCGATAAACAACACCCTTCACCGAAATAATCGTTCTACCTCACGATACGATGTTTTACGTTGgctaaaaatgaattttattgaaaatgtctCGCAGTAAACTTCCGAGATATTCCAgaacaagtttttttaaatcattacatCAACACTCACCCCAAAAACTCCATAGACCAGGAGACACCCTATGAGTAACTCGAACATGGCAACGGATGCTATAACAGCGTACACGATCTTCCTGGACTCCTCGACTGGCGGAGGCAGCATGGCGGCGGTGCCGTACAGCATGAGGACAATCGTAGAGCCCGCCtgacacatacatatatatcatatactttattacgtactttgcagcaaccgttcACGATCACGCTCATACGAGATGTGATTACGGTTGCTACAAAGTAACAGacacgtcgggagtatgtagtttttaaaaataataaaatacgcgtagtaatctgaaaaaaattgtttcatttaaatgaatacttgtgAAAGTTTTAGATCTCAGTATATATCATATACAGTTAAAGAACTAACTTAAACTCAGTAGCAATAGTTAGAGTTCTAATAGTTAGAAGAGATGACGGTACGGAATTGTCTCTGTAGTGTAAAGCGAGTAAGTATAGAGTGATCTCTGTTTGCGTGATAcctatgtattataatattgatcaaGAATTTGACTCTTAATCGTTTACAAGGAGAGGATATATGTGGTCATTATCATTGGTGCCTCTAAATAGCtgacaaaattgttttaattctactttataaaaatgatttgacAAGATGTTTACATTGCTCTCAAACACCAGCAATGTCTtcgtatgttataaataaaatcagtttGAAATCAACCGTTCGTCAACTAAATGCAAGTTGTTATTATTCTGTTGTCAGTGAAGGGATTGACGGAACTCTGGAACAAGCAGAAGTCATTACAAATTCCTTCTACCATGAACATCGATCTGATGACGGTGCATCGTATAACAAACGATTGCCGCAACATTACGCAATACACTAACTTGTACAAGGCGTTCGTTATTTACTCAGCTATTTACAATCCCCTTACACAACACTTTCTAAAGGTAcggtttttttaaagatactgACACGTCCAGACGATTGTTAGAGTTTTTAATCaattcctatattttttactttgacCTGTACGCTTACCATAGTATACATGGTAACACTGCATACTTAGCGTTagcagtttttcattcataattcataaatgaaaCTTAGCTCTTCGGATCCTTCgcgttttttgttattttctatcGACCTAATGTGAAGCACAGAAACGTTCTGTAGAGGAACCGAAACGGACTGTGTAGTTATAGGAAAGTAAAAAACGCTTAGTACACGTGAAAACCATAAATATCATTACCTCAGTTTATTGAATGACGAACGGGAAACGCTTTGTATGTAGTGTGTCGGTGTAGACTTTTAGTAAGTATACTcagctataatttttcataatatcatTCACTGCTTCACGTTTCATGGATTTTCCTATATCTAAAGAATATGACTACTTTTTCTTGTTCTAAACTTTCTCTATCACCTCTTTCGTATAATTTGTCTGTCGTATTTGTAGGCTACTTTATTATTgccattacattataaaatatataaaatgtggtgctcatttaaaaatatcttagtgGCGTTCAGTCCCtgtagtaaatttatatgtaaatatatttaaatcaatagaattaagttgtaataaattgtctcactggcagaatatactgtgcacgtctttgcacagATGAAggctatatttaaaacatccaACCAAAACTATTTTAGAGAATTTGTTCATCGAAATACGTGTGTTGTGAATGCGTTGTAAATAGAAACCTCTGAGATTGCgacttaaaatatactaaatatttaatggatagttgttaaacttatttttttcaattacataaataacatcTCCTTTCACCTTacctaaaaatttaaacctaaacttgtttaatgaaaactaaaattaaatactattctGATATTTTCATAAGTTGTCGTGgtttaagttatttcaattaacGTTAAGCAACTGTtgttttatgaagaaaaatcaGATCTAAGTAAAGTTTAGTTCGGTCTGACTAAGTTACAATAGTATTAAGTTTAAAGTACAAGAACCATTCGACGACTCACCAGGTTAACGATCGAGATGATTTTCGCTCCCACATCCAGACTGACACAGAAACAACAGTTTTCTAAAGGAATGCACATCTCAATATCTCACTGGTATTGCAAACATGTTTCAACATAGTATGTAGTATAATCGCCTCCCTCACCGGGTTTGGTTTTTAGTACTCAGTAGTACGTAGGAATTCCATATCTTGCTTCTAGTGATAATTTATCGATACGTAGATAATATAATGGCTTGTTATTAATTGTTCTTGATAGCACTATCAGCCAGGACATAGAACTATCAAAACTGGTTTCTGATTTGAAACATCATTACAGATTTACGGGGAATACCGCTGAATAAACATCCTGACACTCGCCCGTTTAATGTTTGTGACATCAAACAAACAGTCTAAGGTCGAGTGGAccatttaagaaaataaaaacacgtcAATCACTTGTAAAAACAGTTTACAAGTTTTTTAGTTTAACGTGTTCTGGAGTTGTGTTAgcgtaacaaaataaagattaacTATCACAGTATCCGTATCGTAACTTTGGTGAGTCATTCTAATGTTGGGCAGCGATTGATATCAagacattatttaaagtagaATAAACACATGtggaatacattttttataaatggttGAAGTATTCTTAGATGATAGATTGTAGTATCTATATtgtaaaagataatatatttactattacagATAAAGACGTGGCATAGTTGCCATTCTAGGAAAATTCAttacattgaattaaaatatatacgacaGAGTTACTACTACCAAATATAGAGGACAGAAAGgttaaattttcaacaaatgcaAAGGATAGAAGGGGACGAGGAAAGGCCTTCATAAAGATGGCTGTGAAGGAAAATGTGAGTTGGGATGTGAGCTCTTGCACTCCCACCATAAGTCCTGATATGTGTGTGTAACTCCAAATACCTCAATAAAAGTCACTAATGGCTGAAGTGGAGGAGGCTAAAACTAATTGCACTTATACCCTCTTACAAGCTCAAGCTCGAAGTCTCCTCACACTCAGAGGACCGTTGTCAAACAGCTGTAACAGCTGAGTTTCAATCGATCTGTGAGATCTAGAAACACACGTTCTctgttactattattataaaaggcaTTCTTATTGAAATCTTGTTGAACTTTTAATAAGATTGATAGTCAATGAAAAGTGTACCTAAGTATTCTGACTTCTTAGTTGGAGACACGGGCAGGCTGGTCCAATGTTATCTTATAAAGGAGTAAGAGTATCGCTTCGTTGCGATGCgacaaacatttcaaataaaaaaatggtgACCCGCCGTGGGTCTGGTCCTTCGATGTTAGAAAGTCGTTTTctcatcttttttattttagataaataaaattgtagaaaataaaaatagaattaaaaatacataaaatatctaatgaTTTATCAGCATTGTTGTGTAAATAATCTGTTTTGTTTATTCGTAATCTGTTAAACATTAGAAAATAGTCACGAGGCCTCTGTttgtatcattatattcaaagaaattatcaaaatatggttaaatcaaaatgacaATTGGTAGCGCCTTATGGAAATATTGAAGTGATCACATGTATGTGTCACTGAGTATTGCTTTTCCTGCAGGAGGTACGAATAAAGGAGGTTTAAAACAAGGCGtataaaatacgtaaatttaaactattgtaaaaatcaaaaaccttCATTGAACATGTCATAGAACcattcatttcttttaattgttcatataaaggaataaagtttgtagatttttatttcaggagCTAATAATATAAGgagatattttactttaatgatAGCTCGTTTGATAACATTGAAACAATTGTTTTGGTAGTCGGTACGCCTTAAATGTTATCGCGGCAAAATCATTGACAATAAAATCAGTGATAACGCGGCCACAACTCACACAAGACGCGATGTGAcactttaaatatcatattattatttatgtataaaatataatcaatgtatttactataaatgtgTGTATAATACATTCGTCTCGCCATGGGGGTGCCTATGGTTAAGAAGTGTTGTTGCTGTGCCAATTTGCACACTGGTACACTGATCATAGGCTATTTATATGCGGTGAGTTCTAAAACGTCTTATAGTTCTCGACgtgttattataaactaatattattaggaAGTAGCGTGCTATTCAAGATCTTCAGTTTAGGAAGGTGTGACATTTCAACTATATAATGTGACAGAAATGAACGGGGAATCCCGTCGATACGGAAGAATAAATTTCTTGCTAATCTATCATTCGTCGTGAGCTAAAACATCTGATTCTCGATATAAGAGACGAACTTCAACCGTGAAGCAGATGTTACTCGTCAGCGCATGACGTCATAACCttcattattgtttgtttatctgACGATAGCGGCGGCTTCTTGCATTGAACCAATCCCTAACACATCTTGTGTTTCGTTTCTTATATGTGGAAtatgtgtttataatttttcacgtTAGTATGCTGACCACCACTACATACGGATAATATTCAGTTTTTTCAGTCATAAGTCATAAATTGTAGTACTAACGCAGGTTATTAAGTAAGACACGGGAAACGATTTGTATGTAGTGTGATATGCACAATGCACATAGCACGCTTTTCTTGCACATCCTGTGTAATCGTTGCACGTGTGTTGCCAATTAATATACGAGCGAAAACCCTTAATCACAGACACTACAAAACTCAAAgggaagttttttttaacttcaaaaaTTCGGATCTGCAAAGTTGATTTGAGTCGGTTCTTTGTAAAATACGATTATGTATGAAAGAAGTAAGATTGcccatgaaatattttaaaactatttttatttcacccaGCACCCAGTATCTCTCTCACCCAGTACTCTGTTTCATACGTACGTATAGCTGTTTTCCTGTATCCAGATTTGGTCCCTGGTGGAGCTGGCGGTGTACGTGCTGCTGGTGAGGCTGGCTCCTC
The window above is part of the Danaus plexippus chromosome 7, MEX_DaPlex, whole genome shotgun sequence genome. Proteins encoded here:
- the LOC116770977 gene encoding uncharacterized protein LOC116770977 isoform X1; translation: MCIPLENCCFCVSLDVGAKIISIVNLAGSTIVLMLYGTAAMLPPPVEESRKIVYAVIASVAMFELLIGCLLVYGVFGKKPSLILPWLVSCYVLVLSLVSLSVLGTLLIVLQFVQNQETIKEVSTMVAFYFAVAVVLYWFGSVTNSRRHQILEGFHTGYYTTHGLLKEYRL
- the LOC116770977 gene encoding uncharacterized protein LOC116770977 isoform X2, with the protein product MCIPLENCCFCVSLDVGAKIISIVNLAGSTIVLMLYGTAAMLPPPVEESRKIVYAVIASVAMFELLIGCLLVYGVFGKPSLILPWLVSCYVLVLSLVSLSVLGTLLIVLQFVQNQETIKEVSTMVAFYFAVAVVLYWFGSVTNSRRHQILEGFHTGYYTTHGLLKEYRL
- the LOC116770977 gene encoding uncharacterized protein LOC116770977 isoform X3, whose protein sequence is MLYGTAAMLPPPVEESRKIVYAVIASVAMFELLIGCLLVYGVFGKKPSLILPWLVSCYVLVLSLVSLSVLGTLLIVLQFVQNQETIKEVSTMVAFYFAVAVVLYWFGSVTNSRRHQILEGFHTGYYTTHGLLKEYRL